In a genomic window of Myxococcales bacterium:
- the acnA gene encoding aconitate hydratase AcnA, which yields MTSVDSFGAAADLRIGTQTYRIYRLDAVAKAGVGDLATLPYSLRILLENLVRNEDGTTVSREDIVAVAAWNPAKREEHEVQLRPARVLMQDFTGVPAVCDLAAMRDAFAKLGLDPTQINPLKPAHLVIDHSVQVDVYGTPQAFGKNVAREFERNTERYTFLRWGQQAFADMKVVPPGTGIVHQVNIEYLAGVVWTQQVDGATVAFPDSLVGTDSHTTMVNGLGVMGWGVGGIEAEAVMLGQPMAMLIPEVVGFELRGKLPVGATATDLVLTVTQQLRKRGVVNKFVEFFGDGIAALSLPDRATIANMAPEYGATMGFFPIDQVTVDYLRFTGRDEQQVQLVERYAKENMLWHDPSAKLRFSETFGLDLDTVVPSIAGPSRPQDRVPLSTSRVAWRKTLGALVGDQAGPAADVLAWADGGAAPAPLAGTVSATTDRGTFDLGHGAVVIAAITSCTNTSNPAVMLAAGLLAQKARARGLTTKPWVKTSLAPGSQVVTEYYKAAGLLGDLEALGFNVVGYGCTTCIGNSGPVHDDIARAIKDGDLVVTSVLSGNRNFEGRVNPVVRANYLASPPLVVAYALAGTMNIDLATEPLGHDADGKPVMLADVWPTSAEIAATVASAVKPAQFTDRYGAVDQGPEEWRALPVPTGATFAWDDASTYIRKPTFFDDVGPTPPPRTDLRAARCLAILGDSVTTDHISPAGNIAKGSPAAQYLAAHGVPPAEYNQYGARRGNHEVMVRGTFANIRLKNKMVPGVEGGVTKHQPSGEQLSIYDAAMRYAAEGVPLVVLAGAEYGTGSSRDWAAKGTLLLGVKVVMAKSFERIHRSNLIGMGVLPVEFEQGQDAASLGLTGAEVFEVDGIAEGMAPKKRLTVRADGKTFTVVARVDTPAEVEYLAHGGILQYVLRNAAAAAAAGA from the coding sequence ATGACCTCCGTCGACAGCTTTGGCGCCGCCGCCGACCTCCGAATCGGCACCCAGACCTATCGCATCTACCGGCTCGATGCCGTGGCCAAGGCCGGGGTCGGGGACCTCGCGACCCTGCCCTACTCGCTGCGCATCTTGCTCGAGAACCTGGTGCGCAACGAGGACGGCACGACCGTCTCGCGCGAGGACATCGTCGCGGTCGCGGCGTGGAACCCGGCCAAGCGCGAGGAGCACGAGGTCCAGCTGCGGCCGGCCCGCGTGCTGATGCAGGACTTCACCGGCGTGCCGGCGGTGTGCGACCTGGCCGCGATGCGCGACGCGTTCGCCAAGCTCGGCCTCGATCCCACCCAGATCAACCCGCTCAAGCCGGCCCACCTGGTGATCGATCACTCGGTCCAGGTCGACGTCTACGGCACGCCCCAGGCGTTCGGCAAGAACGTCGCCCGCGAGTTCGAGCGGAACACCGAGCGCTACACGTTCCTGCGCTGGGGCCAGCAGGCGTTCGCGGACATGAAGGTCGTGCCGCCCGGCACCGGCATCGTCCACCAGGTCAACATCGAGTACCTCGCCGGCGTGGTCTGGACCCAGCAGGTCGACGGCGCCACCGTCGCGTTCCCCGACTCGCTGGTCGGCACCGACTCGCACACGACCATGGTCAACGGCCTGGGCGTGATGGGCTGGGGCGTCGGCGGCATCGAGGCCGAGGCGGTCATGCTCGGCCAGCCGATGGCGATGCTCATCCCCGAGGTGGTCGGGTTCGAGCTGCGCGGCAAGCTGCCGGTCGGCGCGACCGCGACCGACCTGGTGCTGACCGTGACCCAGCAGCTGCGCAAGCGCGGCGTCGTCAACAAGTTCGTCGAGTTCTTCGGCGACGGCATCGCCGCGCTGTCGCTGCCCGACCGCGCGACGATCGCCAACATGGCGCCCGAGTACGGCGCGACGATGGGCTTCTTCCCGATCGATCAGGTCACGGTCGACTACCTGCGCTTCACCGGCCGCGACGAGCAGCAGGTGCAGCTGGTCGAGCGCTACGCCAAGGAGAACATGCTGTGGCACGACCCGTCGGCGAAGCTGCGCTTCTCCGAGACCTTCGGGCTCGATCTCGACACGGTCGTGCCGTCGATCGCCGGGCCGTCGCGCCCGCAGGATCGGGTGCCCCTGTCGACCTCGCGCGTCGCGTGGCGCAAGACCCTGGGCGCGCTCGTCGGTGACCAGGCCGGCCCCGCGGCCGACGTCCTCGCGTGGGCCGACGGCGGCGCCGCCCCGGCCCCGCTGGCCGGCACGGTCAGCGCGACCACCGATCGCGGCACCTTCGACCTCGGCCACGGCGCCGTCGTGATCGCCGCGATCACCAGCTGCACCAACACCTCGAACCCCGCCGTGATGCTGGCCGCCGGGCTGCTGGCGCAGAAGGCCCGCGCCCGCGGCCTCACCACCAAGCCCTGGGTCAAGACCAGCCTCGCGCCCGGCTCGCAGGTCGTGACCGAGTACTACAAGGCCGCGGGCCTCCTGGGCGACCTCGAGGCGCTCGGCTTCAACGTCGTCGGCTACGGCTGCACCACCTGCATCGGCAACTCGGGCCCGGTCCACGACGACATCGCCCGCGCGATCAAGGACGGCGATCTGGTCGTGACCTCGGTGCTGTCGGGCAACCGCAACTTCGAGGGCCGCGTCAACCCGGTCGTGCGCGCCAACTACCTGGCGTCGCCGCCGCTGGTGGTCGCCTACGCCCTCGCCGGCACGATGAACATCGACCTCGCGACCGAGCCGCTCGGCCACGACGCCGACGGCAAGCCGGTCATGCTGGCCGACGTCTGGCCGACCTCGGCCGAGATCGCGGCCACGGTCGCCAGCGCGGTCAAGCCGGCGCAGTTCACCGACCGCTACGGCGCGGTCGATCAGGGCCCCGAGGAGTGGCGGGCGCTGCCGGTGCCGACCGGCGCGACCTTCGCGTGGGACGACGCCTCGACCTACATCCGCAAGCCGACGTTCTTCGACGACGTCGGGCCGACCCCGCCGCCGCGCACCGACCTGCGCGCGGCCCGGTGCCTCGCGATCCTCGGCGACTCGGTCACGACCGATCACATCTCGCCGGCCGGCAACATCGCCAAGGGCAGCCCGGCCGCGCAGTACCTGGCGGCCCACGGCGTGCCGCCGGCCGAGTACAACCAGTACGGCGCCCGCCGCGGCAACCACGAGGTGATGGTCCGCGGCACCTTCGCGAACATCCGCCTCAAGAACAAGATGGTCCCCGGCGTCGAGGGCGGCGTGACCAAGCACCAGCCGTCGGGTGAGCAGCTGTCGATCTACGACGCCGCGATGCGCTACGCCGCCGAGGGCGTCCCGCTGGTGGTGCTGGCCGGCGCGGAGTACGGCACCGGCAGCTCGCGCGACTGGGCGGCCAAGGGCACGCTGCTCCTGGGCGTGAAGGTGGTGATGGCCAAGAGCTTCGAGCGCATCCACCGCTCGAACCTGATCGGCATGGGCGTCCTGCCGGTCGAGTTCGAGCAAGGCCAGGACGCCGCCAGCCTGGGCCTGACCGGCGCCGAGGTGTTCGAGGTCGACGGCATCGCCGAGGGGATGGCGCCCAAGAAGCGCCTGACCGTCCGCGCCGACGGCAAGACCTTCACGGTCGTGGCCCGCGTCGACACGCCGGCCGAGGTCGAGTACCTGGCCCACGGCGGCATCCTGCAGTACGTGCTGCGCAACGCCGCCGCCGCCGCCGCCGCCGGCGCCTGA
- a CDS encoding serine/threonine protein kinase, with product MSEPAGIKFGHFTLGKRLARGGMAEVFLARQRGPEGFDRRVAVKRILPHLAETADFVRMFLSEARLAARLSHPNIVHIYELGQVDGDYFIAMEYVEGIHAGQLIAHAAHEPIPPALVARLGADAAAALAYAHRLEDADGQPLQLVHRDVSPHNLMVSFDGVTKLVDFGIAKAAIKADETRPGVVKGKYAYMSPEQTVGRPLDGRSDVFSLGVVLWELLAARTIVDRGDVVEAMKVIRDGRWTPIEQAAPRTPPALAQAIGWALAHKRDARATAAQLQVALEEFIKTSPQLATPAQLAEWIRPRFPRATGSVPALDEHGRPVRRTTPPPTTMPAGTAVSAALPLPSRPGTARVAVTSAAPPALGTAEVAITASAIELEPLTPRPPPRPAPRRTGPPPLPRSVRAPTHLEEGPELDDGVDAPTRQHGASAMLHQLPPPPRRWWWLAALGAALTIATVVAVIIASRGAGPATAVDAASALAPDAGLDVIALPMPVDAGLARADAAGAPPDAGPPPRPATATLEIITRPAGARVKISGLPPATTPAAVTVAPGPYVIGLTRDGYAALERTVELAPGEHRTLELTLERRAGGGGGGARPAVDVGYLTVRTNPYSIVTLGKRRLGETPFAGIEVPAGTHVLTFTNPDRGTSKRTVLVRRGQTVKLSFQLP from the coding sequence GTGTCCGAGCCCGCCGGCATCAAGTTTGGTCACTTCACGCTGGGCAAGCGCCTGGCGCGCGGCGGCATGGCCGAGGTGTTCCTCGCGCGCCAGCGCGGGCCCGAGGGCTTCGATCGTCGGGTCGCGGTCAAGCGCATCCTGCCGCACCTCGCCGAGACCGCCGACTTCGTGCGGATGTTCCTGTCGGAGGCGCGCCTGGCCGCGCGGCTCTCGCACCCGAACATCGTCCACATCTACGAGCTGGGCCAGGTCGACGGCGACTACTTCATCGCGATGGAGTACGTCGAGGGGATCCACGCCGGGCAGCTGATCGCGCACGCGGCGCACGAGCCGATCCCGCCGGCGCTGGTGGCGCGCCTCGGCGCCGACGCCGCCGCCGCCCTCGCCTACGCCCACCGGCTCGAGGACGCCGACGGCCAGCCGCTGCAGCTCGTCCACCGCGACGTGTCGCCGCACAACCTGATGGTGTCGTTCGACGGCGTCACCAAGCTGGTCGACTTCGGCATCGCCAAGGCGGCGATCAAGGCCGACGAGACCCGCCCGGGCGTGGTCAAGGGCAAGTACGCGTACATGTCGCCCGAGCAGACCGTGGGTCGACCGCTCGACGGGCGCTCCGACGTGTTCTCGCTCGGCGTGGTGCTGTGGGAGCTCCTGGCCGCGCGCACGATCGTCGATCGCGGCGACGTGGTCGAGGCCATGAAGGTGATCCGCGACGGCCGGTGGACGCCGATCGAGCAGGCGGCGCCGCGCACGCCGCCGGCCCTGGCTCAGGCGATCGGCTGGGCGCTGGCGCACAAGCGCGACGCCCGCGCCACCGCGGCCCAGCTCCAGGTCGCGCTCGAGGAGTTCATCAAGACCTCGCCGCAGCTCGCGACGCCGGCCCAGCTGGCCGAGTGGATCCGGCCGCGGTTCCCGCGCGCGACCGGCAGCGTGCCCGCGCTCGACGAGCACGGCCGGCCGGTGCGGCGCACGACCCCGCCGCCGACGACGATGCCGGCCGGCACCGCGGTCTCGGCGGCGCTGCCGTTGCCGTCGCGCCCGGGCACGGCGCGGGTCGCGGTGACGTCCGCGGCGCCGCCGGCGCTCGGCACCGCCGAGGTCGCGATCACCGCGTCGGCGATCGAGCTCGAGCCGCTGACGCCGCGACCGCCGCCCCGGCCCGCGCCGCGCCGGACCGGCCCGCCGCCGTTGCCGCGCTCGGTGCGCGCGCCGACCCACCTCGAGGAGGGCCCCGAGCTCGACGACGGCGTCGACGCGCCGACCCGCCAGCACGGGGCCTCGGCGATGCTGCACCAGCTGCCGCCGCCCCCGCGGCGGTGGTGGTGGCTGGCCGCGCTCGGCGCGGCGCTGACGATCGCGACCGTGGTCGCCGTGATCATCGCCAGCCGCGGCGCCGGCCCAGCGACCGCCGTCGACGCCGCCAGCGCGCTCGCGCCCGACGCCGGCCTCGACGTGATCGCCCTGCCGATGCCGGTCGACGCCGGGCTCGCGCGCGCCGACGCCGCGGGCGCGCCGCCCGACGCCGGTCCCCCGCCGCGCCCGGCGACCGCGACGCTCGAGATCATCACGCGCCCGGCCGGCGCCCGCGTGAAGATCTCCGGCCTGCCGCCGGCCACGACGCCGGCCGCGGTCACGGTCGCGCCGGGCCCGTACGTGATCGGCCTGACCCGCGACGGCTACGCGGCGCTCGAGCGCACCGTCGAGCTGGCCCCCGGCGAGCACCGCACGCTCGAGCTCACGCTCGAGCGGCGCGCCGGCGGCGGCGGCGGCGGCGCGCGCCCGGCCGTCGACGTCGGCTACCTGACGGTGCGCACCAACCCGTACTCGATCGTGACGCTCGGCAAGCGCCGGCTGGGCGAGACCCCGTTCGCGGGCATCGAGGTGCCGGCCGGCACCCACGTCCTGACCTTCACCAACCCCGACCGCGGCACGAGCAAGCGGACCGTGCTGGTGCGCCGCGGCCAGACCGTGAAGCTCAGCTTCCAGCTGCCGTGA
- a CDS encoding N-acetylmuramoyl-L-alanine amidase, translating to MRTLWGILALAVAGTAVAAGPAVAAPDGATPAAAAPAVAAPDGATPERWRTGVALGVDRSGDVRPEAIAILDAAAAAPDRVLTTDDLPGGPQRVALEPPTSIRVWRRGLDGSTASCSGRVDVIPFEQYVRGVLPHEWIRSWNPESLKAGAVAIRTYAASWVATGGKYDCADLDDTTASQVYKDEFFADSDAAVAATAGVYVVRGDALVFAEYSAENGDPTATGVAEPLCTGRAVNGHGRGTCQWGTQRWATDGKSWDWIVTHYYPGATLATPRPALAASLAAEDHVATLTSGDEIVVYLEYTNDGAVAWTRAGVLIGTTGPRDRVSPFAKDGNWVTASRPTNLDQADVAPGATGRFTWAMVAPEVDESTTFVEHFGLVTADGAWFGPDDLAVAWTITVNPRAGAGGAAGGCSAGGGGAGLALVVVVVAALALRRRAAALATVLALGCGVAGDAPVAVTRDRAVGGPSELAAVFAQVADEAGVPAELLATLAYHETRLAMIAPEPDADHGPAAWGLFALTEHEGPRALARAAALAGLAPAAVRTDPLATTRAAAALLDALAGARPRTLAGWRPALIGFGGGGEVGERFADSVLAGLARGVRGVDDAGRALTVTARPEAFVPGVVGGAAARGFPGAHWVPAVAGNYRVANRGAADINFVVVHTTQGSYSGAISWFQNTAAGVSSHYVIRSVDGDLTQMVDDKDVAYHDACFNTESVGIEHEGFVADPGRWYTEAMYMRSAALTAWLCDQYGIPKDRMHIYGHGDAPDCSDHTDPGPGWDWAHYLALVTGGGAPTLAAAAAAAEFPTTMTSGDEAVAYFEFVNESTITWGLDETRLGTAEPMDRASAFFLDGNWLAPNRATGADHSNYGPGATGRFTFAIRAPEVTEPTAYHEAFQLVQEGVGWFGPVVTMDVMVLPRGGGAGSGSGSDLGGDASGGCAAGGGGSASLCVILAAGALVRRRRRR from the coding sequence ATGCGCACGCTCTGGGGGATCCTCGCACTGGCCGTCGCCGGCACCGCCGTCGCCGCCGGGCCGGCCGTCGCCGCGCCTGACGGGGCCACGCCCGCCGCCGCCGCGCCGGCCGTCGCCGCGCCTGACGGGGCCACGCCCGAGCGCTGGCGCACCGGCGTCGCGCTCGGCGTCGATCGCTCCGGCGACGTGCGGCCCGAGGCGATCGCGATCCTGGACGCCGCGGCCGCGGCGCCCGACCGGGTCCTGACCACGGACGATCTCCCCGGCGGGCCGCAGCGCGTCGCGCTCGAGCCGCCGACCTCGATCCGGGTCTGGCGGCGCGGCCTCGACGGCTCGACCGCGTCGTGCAGCGGCCGGGTCGACGTCATCCCGTTCGAGCAGTACGTGCGCGGCGTGTTGCCGCACGAGTGGATCCGCTCGTGGAACCCCGAGTCGCTCAAGGCCGGCGCGGTCGCGATCCGTACCTACGCGGCGTCCTGGGTCGCGACCGGCGGCAAGTACGACTGCGCCGATCTCGACGACACCACCGCGTCGCAGGTCTACAAGGACGAGTTCTTCGCCGACAGCGACGCCGCGGTCGCGGCCACCGCCGGCGTCTACGTGGTCCGCGGCGACGCGCTGGTGTTCGCCGAGTACAGCGCCGAGAACGGCGATCCCACCGCGACCGGCGTCGCCGAGCCGCTGTGCACCGGGCGCGCGGTCAACGGCCACGGCCGCGGCACCTGCCAGTGGGGCACGCAGCGCTGGGCCACCGACGGCAAGTCGTGGGACTGGATCGTCACGCACTACTACCCGGGCGCGACCCTGGCCACGCCGCGCCCGGCGCTGGCCGCCAGCCTCGCGGCCGAGGACCACGTCGCGACGCTCACCAGCGGCGACGAGATCGTCGTCTACCTCGAGTACACCAACGACGGCGCGGTGGCCTGGACCCGCGCCGGCGTGCTGATCGGCACCACCGGCCCGCGCGATCGCGTGAGCCCGTTCGCGAAGGACGGCAACTGGGTCACGGCCAGCCGGCCGACCAACCTCGATCAGGCCGACGTCGCGCCCGGCGCCACCGGTCGCTTCACCTGGGCGATGGTCGCCCCCGAGGTCGACGAGTCGACCACGTTCGTCGAGCACTTCGGCCTGGTCACCGCCGACGGCGCGTGGTTCGGGCCCGACGACCTGGCGGTGGCCTGGACGATCACCGTCAACCCGCGCGCCGGCGCCGGCGGGGCCGCGGGCGGCTGCAGCGCCGGTGGCGGTGGCGCCGGCCTGGCGCTGGTCGTGGTCGTCGTGGCGGCGCTGGCGCTGCGCCGGCGCGCGGCCGCGCTGGCGACGGTGCTCGCGCTCGGCTGCGGCGTCGCCGGTGACGCCCCGGTCGCCGTGACCCGCGATCGCGCGGTCGGCGGCCCCTCGGAGCTGGCGGCGGTGTTCGCGCAGGTGGCCGACGAGGCCGGCGTGCCCGCCGAGCTCCTGGCGACGCTCGCGTACCACGAGACCCGGCTGGCGATGATCGCGCCCGAGCCCGACGCCGATCACGGTCCGGCCGCCTGGGGCCTGTTCGCGCTGACCGAGCACGAGGGCCCGCGCGCCCTGGCCCGCGCCGCCGCGCTGGCCGGGCTGGCGCCCGCGGCGGTCCGGACCGATCCGCTCGCGACCACCCGCGCCGCCGCGGCGCTGCTCGACGCGCTGGCCGGCGCGCGCCCGCGTACGCTGGCGGGCTGGCGCCCGGCGCTGATCGGGTTCGGCGGCGGCGGCGAGGTCGGCGAGCGCTTCGCCGACAGCGTCCTGGCCGGCCTGGCCCGGGGCGTGCGCGGCGTCGACGACGCCGGCCGCGCGCTGACCGTGACCGCGCGGCCCGAGGCCTTCGTCCCCGGCGTCGTCGGCGGCGCCGCCGCGCGCGGGTTCCCCGGCGCGCACTGGGTGCCGGCGGTCGCGGGCAACTACCGCGTCGCCAACCGCGGCGCCGCCGACATCAACTTCGTCGTCGTCCACACCACGCAGGGCAGCTACAGCGGCGCGATCAGCTGGTTCCAGAACACCGCCGCCGGCGTCAGCTCGCACTACGTCATCCGCTCGGTCGACGGCGATCTGACCCAGATGGTCGACGACAAGGACGTCGCCTACCACGACGCCTGCTTCAACACCGAGTCGGTCGGCATCGAGCACGAGGGCTTCGTCGCCGATCCCGGCCGCTGGTACACCGAGGCGATGTACATGCGGTCGGCGGCGCTGACCGCGTGGCTGTGCGATCAGTACGGCATCCCCAAGGACCGGATGCACATCTACGGGCACGGCGACGCGCCCGACTGCTCCGATCACACCGACCCCGGGCCGGGCTGGGACTGGGCCCACTACCTGGCGCTGGTGACCGGCGGCGGCGCGCCGACGCTCGCGGCCGCGGCCGCGGCGGCCGAGTTCCCGACGACGATGACCAGCGGCGACGAGGCCGTGGCCTACTTCGAGTTCGTCAACGAGTCGACGATCACCTGGGGCCTCGACGAGACCCGGCTGGGCACCGCCGAGCCGATGGACCGGGCGTCGGCGTTCTTCCTCGACGGCAACTGGCTGGCCCCCAACCGCGCCACCGGCGCCGATCACTCGAACTACGGGCCGGGCGCGACCGGGCGCTTCACGTTCGCGATCCGCGCGCCCGAGGTGACCGAGCCGACCGCGTACCACGAGGCGTTCCAGCTGGTGCAGGAGGGCGTCGGCTGGTTCGGCCCGGTGGTCACGATGGACGTGATGGTGCTGCCGCGCGGCGGCGGCGCGGGCTCGGGCTCCGGCTCGGATCTCGGCGGCGACGCGTCGGGCGGCTGTGCCGCCGGCGGTGGCGGGTCGGCGTCGCTCTGTGTCATCCTGGCCGCTGGTGCGCTGGTTCGCCGTCGCCGTCGTCGCTAG
- a CDS encoding sigma 54-interacting transcriptional regulator yields MTQAGPSGRRASVRVAVLREARSGTEIPLAEERRYVIGKGESCDIVLPDPCVSRVHCVLERHGGSLFVRDSGSRNGTYINDRRIECAELTPGTTLTVGLTQLVALGPPGQARAGFDRLIGRDPSLRAAVEIASRAAGSECSVLIVGETGTGKDVVAQAIHERSRRSSGPFVPLNCGAIPRELIGSELFGHDRGAFTGAVGDRDGVFVQADRGTLFLDELGELPMEQQPHLLRAIETRRVRRVGGTGEEPFDARLIAATNRESGLGSERGALRVDLYHRVATVVVRLPPLRARPGDLDELCGAFLEELARAHGPRRLSAGARRALREHAWPGNVRELRQAIVRAVTFSAEVIDAEHLFPTAWRQPLAPAIAPIGPGLVQPDGPPVALPTYEVVVRDAMLEALSRHGSIRAAAEALGMAKSTFADRARKLGIKLPQRGRP; encoded by the coding sequence GTGACGCAGGCGGGACCCAGCGGGCGCCGCGCCAGCGTGCGGGTCGCCGTGCTGCGCGAGGCCCGCAGCGGGACCGAGATCCCGCTGGCCGAGGAGCGACGCTACGTCATCGGCAAGGGCGAGAGCTGCGACATCGTCCTGCCCGATCCGTGCGTGTCGCGCGTCCACTGCGTCCTCGAGCGCCACGGCGGCTCGTTGTTCGTGCGCGACTCGGGCAGCCGCAACGGCACGTACATCAACGATCGCCGGATCGAGTGCGCCGAGCTGACGCCGGGCACGACCTTGACCGTCGGCCTCACCCAGCTGGTGGCGCTGGGGCCGCCCGGGCAGGCTCGGGCCGGGTTCGACCGCCTGATCGGCCGGGATCCGTCGCTGCGGGCGGCGGTCGAGATCGCCAGCCGCGCCGCCGGGTCCGAGTGCAGCGTGCTGATCGTCGGCGAGACCGGGACCGGCAAGGACGTCGTGGCCCAGGCGATCCACGAGCGCTCGCGGCGGTCGAGCGGGCCGTTCGTGCCGCTCAACTGCGGCGCGATCCCGCGCGAGCTGATCGGCTCCGAGCTGTTCGGGCACGATCGCGGCGCGTTCACCGGGGCGGTCGGCGATCGCGACGGCGTGTTCGTCCAGGCCGATCGCGGCACGCTCTTCCTCGACGAGCTCGGCGAGCTGCCGATGGAGCAGCAGCCGCACCTGCTGCGCGCGATCGAGACCCGCCGGGTCCGCCGGGTCGGTGGCACCGGCGAGGAGCCGTTCGACGCCCGGCTGATCGCCGCGACCAACCGCGAGAGCGGGCTCGGCAGCGAGCGCGGGGCGCTGCGGGTCGACCTGTATCATCGGGTCGCGACGGTGGTGGTGCGCCTGCCGCCGTTGCGCGCGCGCCCGGGCGATCTCGACGAGCTGTGCGGCGCGTTCCTCGAGGAGCTGGCCCGCGCGCACGGCCCCCGGCGGCTGTCGGCCGGGGCCCGGCGCGCGCTCCGCGAGCACGCGTGGCCGGGCAACGTGCGCGAGCTGCGGCAGGCGATCGTGCGCGCGGTGACGTTCTCGGCCGAGGTGATCGACGCCGAGCACCTGTTCCCGACAGCGTGGCGCCAGCCGCTCGCGCCCGCGATCGCGCCGATCGGGCCCGGCCTGGTGCAGCCCGACGGGCCGCCGGTGGCGCTGCCCACCTACGAGGTCGTGGTGCGCGACGCGATGCTCGAGGCGCTCAGCCGCCACGGCTCGATCCGCGCCGCCGCCGAGGCGCTGGGGATGGCCAAGTCGACCTTCGCCGACCGGGCGCGCAAGCTCGGCATCAAGCTGCCGCAGCGCGGACGACCGTGA
- a CDS encoding VCBS repeat-containing protein, whose protein sequence is MRWFAVAVVASVGPALGCAGGVTLTLDSDRVVPAELDAVCLGVADRELGGGSFGRTYRLVDRLATLPQTLAVEPGAAEAASALAIGYRAGTAVSRASARLDFSDDVALRLDRCPAARAGALVVGAPAPAPAAIAVASQGHGGTVVVALDGGGGAILDVVGGQLVTEALPGGGGDAIIAADLDGDCADDLAIARGGQVEVWWRRARTFTAGPVVATAATALAAADVDGDGDLDLIAGAGAAVTLWRNDGAGGFALDAAAVDGRGAITAIRALAAADLDGDGHADVIVGQAGAPLVALVGDASGTGTLTAAPGVFAATARTATAIAVGDLDGDLDLDLVVAIAGAGPRVFINRGGLLEDQTFVRVPQPAPVGAAAAVGDWDGDCRPDAVLAGAPSLALIGTADGALAHEADLADATAVAATDLDDDGAPDAVLIGADGARWVHR, encoded by the coding sequence GTGCGCTGGTTCGCCGTCGCCGTCGTCGCTAGCGTCGGGCCCGCCCTCGGGTGCGCCGGCGGCGTGACCCTGACGCTCGACAGCGATCGGGTGGTGCCGGCCGAGCTCGACGCCGTGTGCCTGGGCGTGGCCGATCGCGAGCTGGGCGGCGGCAGCTTCGGGCGCACCTACCGGCTGGTCGATCGCCTGGCCACGTTGCCGCAGACGCTCGCGGTCGAGCCCGGCGCCGCCGAGGCCGCCAGCGCCTTGGCCATCGGCTACCGGGCCGGCACCGCGGTCAGCCGCGCCAGCGCGCGGCTCGACTTCTCCGACGACGTGGCGCTGCGGCTCGATCGCTGTCCGGCCGCGCGCGCGGGCGCGCTGGTGGTCGGCGCGCCGGCCCCGGCCCCGGCCGCGATCGCCGTGGCGTCGCAGGGCCACGGCGGCACGGTCGTGGTCGCGCTCGACGGCGGCGGCGGCGCGATCCTCGACGTCGTCGGCGGCCAGCTCGTGACCGAGGCGCTGCCCGGCGGCGGCGGCGACGCGATCATCGCCGCCGATCTCGACGGCGACTGCGCCGACGATCTGGCGATCGCGCGCGGCGGCCAGGTCGAGGTGTGGTGGCGGCGGGCGCGCACGTTCACCGCCGGGCCGGTCGTGGCCACGGCCGCGACGGCGCTGGCCGCGGCTGACGTCGACGGCGACGGCGATCTCGACCTGATCGCGGGCGCGGGCGCGGCGGTGACCTTGTGGCGCAACGACGGCGCCGGCGGCTTCGCGCTCGACGCCGCCGCGGTCGACGGGCGCGGCGCGATCACCGCGATCCGCGCGCTGGCGGCCGCCGACCTCGACGGCGACGGCCACGCCGACGTGATCGTCGGGCAGGCCGGCGCGCCGCTGGTGGCGCTGGTCGGCGACGCCAGCGGCACCGGCACGCTCACCGCCGCGCCCGGGGTGTTCGCCGCGACCGCGCGCACCGCCACCGCGATCGCGGTCGGCGATCTCGACGGCGATCTCGATCTCGATCTGGTGGTCGCGATCGCCGGCGCCGGCCCGCGGGTGTTCATCAACCGCGGCGGCCTGCTCGAGGATCAGACCTTCGTGCGCGTGCCGCAGCCGGCGCCGGTCGGCGCCGCGGCCGCGGTCGGCGACTGGGACGGCGACTGTCGGCCCGACGCGGTCCTGGCCGGGGCGCCGTCGCTGGCGCTGATCGGGACCGCCGACGGCGCGCTCGCGCACGAGGCCGACCTCGCCGACGCCACCGCGGTGGCCGCGACCGATCTCGACGACGACGGCGCGCCCGACGCCGTGCTGATCGGCGCCGACGGCGCGCGCTGGGTGCACCGGTGA